One Gloeothece verrucosa PCC 7822 DNA window includes the following coding sequences:
- the yqeK gene encoding bis(5'-nucleosyl)-tetraphosphatase (symmetrical) YqeK, producing the protein MRDQVIAWLSNNVSEHRLQHILGVEQMSIQLAYQHGVDPKKAGLAGLMHDLAKFFPPSKLLQMAQDSGLKIDQLCRSDPHLLHADVSAIVARDEFGVKDEEILTAISNHTLGSPEMSPLSCIVFVADALEPNRGDTPELELMRQVSWQNLYKSVRQTCDFSLKYLLNSHKTIHPRTILTRNWALQIVKQQARTSTQPEGLVAKVDT; encoded by the coding sequence ATGCGAGATCAGGTGATCGCCTGGTTGTCAAACAACGTTTCCGAGCATCGTCTGCAACATATTCTAGGGGTTGAGCAGATGTCTATTCAACTGGCTTATCAACATGGGGTTGATCCAAAAAAAGCCGGCCTTGCCGGACTAATGCACGACTTAGCCAAATTTTTTCCGCCTAGCAAATTATTACAAATGGCACAAGATAGCGGCCTGAAAATTGATCAACTGTGCCGCAGTGATCCTCATCTACTGCACGCCGATGTTAGTGCCATTGTCGCTAGAGATGAATTTGGGGTAAAAGATGAAGAAATATTAACCGCGATCTCAAATCATACTTTAGGTAGTCCCGAGATGAGTCCTCTTAGTTGTATAGTATTTGTGGCAGATGCTCTAGAGCCAAATCGAGGAGATACTCCTGAGTTAGAACTCATGCGCCAAGTCAGTTGGCAAAATCTTTATAAAAGCGTGCGACAAACCTGTGACTTTTCTTTAAAATACTTACTAAATAGTCATAAAACTATCCATCCCCGTACCATATTAACTCGCAATTGGGCTTTACAAATAGTTAAACAACAAGCACGAACATCAACCCAACCAGAGGGATTGGTTGCTAAGGTGGATACATAA
- the rsfS gene encoding ribosome silencing factor, protein MTNTENYPLNNLLTLSFPTTEADKKTSRLAWTIAQAADDRKGADIVALDVSDVSYLSDYFIIVTGFSRTQVRAISDAIEEKAAIECNRYPSRTEGKSEGSWVLQDYGDVIVHIFLPEEREFYNLEAFWGHAKRFNLSEIDSLQE, encoded by the coding sequence ATGACAAATACTGAAAACTATCCCTTAAATAACCTATTAACCCTCTCGTTTCCGACCACTGAGGCAGATAAAAAAACCAGTCGTCTAGCTTGGACGATCGCTCAAGCCGCCGATGATCGCAAAGGGGCTGATATTGTGGCCTTAGATGTATCAGATGTTTCCTATCTAAGCGATTACTTTATCATTGTTACAGGGTTTTCGAGAACACAAGTCAGAGCCATCTCGGATGCGATCGAAGAAAAAGCCGCCATTGAATGTAACCGCTATCCCTCCCGTACAGAAGGAAAAAGCGAAGGAAGCTGGGTACTTCAAGATTATGGCGATGTGATCGTTCATATCTTTTTGCCAGAAGAACGAGAATTTTATAATCTAGAAGCATTCTGGGGCCATG